GTAATTTCATAGAGTCATTCGGTCTGAATGCTACATGAAGAACATAAGCCAGATGACGGAACGGGAAGACCCAGGATGTAGAAGATCATAACATGAGTGATTCGGCAGATTTGGATTCATATATATATCCACCCATGTGGTACTTCATTCTACGATATATATAAGATCCATATGTATAGATATCATCATCTACATCCAGAAAGCCGTATGCTTTGGAAGAAGCTTGTACAGTTTGGGAAGGGGTTTTGATTGATCAAAAGAAGAATCTACTTCAACCGATATGCCCTTAGGCACGGCCATACATAACATAGAAATCACACTTGGAAAGGGTGGACAATTAGCTAGAGCAGCGGGTGCTGTAGCGAAACTGATTGCAAAAGAGGGGAAATCGGCCACATTAAAATTACCTTCTGGGGAGGTCCGTTTGATATCCAAAAACTGCTCAGCAACAGTCGGACAAGTGGGGAATGTTGGGGTGAACCAGAAAAGTTTGGATAGAGCCGGATCTAAGCGTTGGCTAGGTAAGCGTCCTGTAGTAAGAGGAGTAGTTATGAACCCTGTAGACCATCCCCATGGGGGTGGTGAAGGGAGAGCCCCAATTGGTAGAAAAAAACCCACAACCCCTTGGGGTTATCCTGCACTTGGAAGAAGAAGTAGAAAAAGGAATAAATATAGTGATAATTTGATTCTTCGTCGCCGTAGTAAATAGGAGAGAAAATCGAATTTAATTCTTTGT
This region of Capsicum annuum chloroplast, complete genome genomic DNA includes:
- the rpl2 gene encoding ribosomal protein L2 — its product is MAIHLYKTSTPSTRNGTVDSQVKSNPRNNLIYGQRRCGKGRNARGIITARHRGGGHKRLYRKIDFRRNEKDIYGRIVTIEYDPNRNAYICLIHYGDGEKRYILHPRGAIIGDTIVSGTEVPIKMGNALPLTDMPLGTAIHNIEITLGKGGQLARAAGAVAKLIAKEGKSATLKLPSGEVRLISKNCSATVGQVGNVGVNQKSLDRAGSKRWLGKRPVVRGVVMNPVDHPHGGGEGRAPIGRKKPTTPWGYPALGRRSRKRNKYSDNLILRRRSK